The genomic segment AATACAACAGCTAAGAAAAATTTTGACTTTCGGATGAGCCGCCTACTTAGTCTCATCGGGGACTCCCCTGGATAGTAAAACCTACTTTAATTGTGACGTAGTGGCTATTTGTTTATCAGGTAATATTGCAAAGACTTAACAATTTATACCAATTTAAATTAAGAATTGTAGTGATTTTTGGAAATAACTACACTAAATTGGTTATCCATTGTATACCACGTTCCTTCCTCTTTCTTCTCTTCCTTTGTGTCCTTTGCGCTCTTTGCGGTTCGTTTATAGGCAATTATTAGCCAAAACATTGATAAATTCAAGACTGTTTAACGAACCGCAAAGGACACATAGACGCGCGAGCGGCTTCCCGCAGGGTAGAGCGCAAAGAAAGAAGAGATTAAAAGTGATTTAATATGATTATTAAAATTGTTCTGCAATTATTTATAATTCTGACATTTGTACTCAGCATTAGTGGCTGTAGTTTATTAGGTGTATCCTCAAACAAAGAACCGTTACCCGCCGTTTCTCCCCTTACCCCACCAAAGTTACCAGACTGGATTGAACAAATTAGTCCTATTGGTGATGCTACACCTTTAAATCAAATTCGTATCCGTTTTAAGGAAGCATTAATTCCTGTTGAAAACCTTGACAGCCCAGAACAGCAAAATTTATTACAAAAATTTACTGTATGGCCGCCTTTACCCGGTCAATTTCGCTTTTTAACACCACGCATGGTAGGTTTTCAAGTAGATAAATCCCTACCCCAAGCCACAAGGTTTCAAGTTACTTTAAAAGCAGGTTTGGCAGATTTAAAAAATCACAAGTTAAATCAAGATTTAGCTTGGACTTTTAATACTGAACCTATTAAGTTGACTGATTTACCCGGTGTGAATCCTGTGGAAAAGGCAGAGATTCAACCTATAGATTTAAAACAAAAACTGCAATTTACTTCAAATGTCGAATTAAACTTAGATTCATTACAAAAACATCTTAAGCTTGTCCCCGAAGGTAAAAATAAAGATATCAGTTTTAATATAGACTTAGCGAAAGAGGAAAAACCAACAGAAGGTGAAGACCCTTTAGCAAAGTTTGACCCTTCAATGCGTAATTGGGTTTATAATCTCATACCCCAGCAAAGTTTAGAAAAAGCGACTAATTACCGTCTGGTATTTTCCCCTGGTATATTACCAAATTACGGTAATTTACCTACAGATAAAGAGTCTGTAAGTAAGTTGGCGACTTATTCACCTTTAGAGTTTAAAACCATCAACTTTTACGGACAACCTGATGTTAACGGTACTTATGGAAGGTTTGTTAAAGGTAGTCCGCAGCTAGAATTTAATAATATATTACTGGCAGATTCAGTTAAAGATAATATCAAAGTTGACCCAGCACCAAAAGATATCTCTCGACTGTTCCAAGTTCCAGAAGAATCTAATTTAGTGACGATTAATCCCTACGCTTTAGAATCTGCGACTAATTATAAAATTACGATTGGGACAAATATTAAAGATAAATTCGGACAGACTTTAAATAAACCTGTCACCCTACAATATAATACTGGCGATTTGGCGGGGGATATTTGGGTTCCGTCAGATTTACATATCTTTCCCTCCAGTCAAAATTTACAGTTAAATATTAGTACAGTTAATTTACCAGAGTCGAAATATAAAGCTGCTTATCGTGTAGTTCAGCCCAGCGATTTAGTCTATTTTAATAGTGCTTCGCCAAAAGGCAATGATAATGAGTTATTACCACAGCTAAATTCATGGCAAAGCTTTAAAGTCAACTCTAAGAAAAATCAACTTGTTGATGTCAATGTCCCATTACGAGAAAAGCTTGGTAGTCCAACAGGGATGTTAGCTTATGGAGTCCAAGCACGCACAAATAAATATCAAGATAATGGCAAGGAATTGTGGCGGGAACCTGTAACTTATGGTTTAGTACAGTTGACAAATTTAGGTGTATTTAGTCAATGGTTTCCTGACTCTGGTTTAATTCGGGTGCATCATTTGAGTGATGGTTCACCAGCTAAGAATGCAGCTATTGAAGTTTATCCATCAAAGTTAGAGGAAAAATATCCCAGTAATGCTGTACCTTGCGCGACTGGTACAACTGATGAAAATGGCACTTTAAGACTACAAGTTGATAATTTAAAACAGTGTTTTCCTGATAATCAAAGATTTACGAAATCGCCACAACTATTAGTAATTGCGCGAGAAAATCAAGATTGGGCTTTTGCGAGAACCGAAGAATATAGCGGGTCTTTTGGTTATGGTATTGATGCAGGTTGGCAAGAAGCTAAAGCAGAATCACGAGGTGTAATTTTTTCTGATAGAGACTTATATCAGCCAGGAGAAAAAGCTTGGTTTACTGGTTTTGCTGATTATTTAGAAAATGGGACTCTCCAGCAAGATAAAAACGCTGTTTATCAATTAACTCTAATTAATCCCGACGGACAGAAAACCCAATTAGGTGGCAAAACCACCAATGAGTTTGGGACATTTTCTCTAGAGTTACCCATTCAGAAAACTCAAGCTTTGGGCTACTATACTATCCAAGGTAAAGGTAAGGCAGGACAAGAAATTTCCGGCGAGTTTCGGGTGGCTGAATTTAAACCGCCTAACTTTAAAGTTGAACTTAATTTAGATAAAGAATTTGCCCTAGCTAACGATAAAGTGGAAGCGAAAGCCGCTAGTAATTATTTATTTGGTGCGCCTGTGGAAGCTGGGGAAGCCAAATATTTTGTCACGCGCCAACAGACTAGTTTTATCCCTAAAGGTTGGGAAGAATTTAGTTTTGGGAGACAATGGTTTTGGCCGGAAGAAAGTCCATCGTTAACTAGTGAGGTTTTGCAAACGAGTGACAAGTTAGATGCAAGTGGTAAAACGAGTCAAACTGTGACGGTGGCGAAAGATTTACCTTACCCAATGACTTATCAAGTAGATGTGCAAGTTGCAGATGTTTCTAATTTATCTGTGGCTGCTTCTCAAAAGTTTACGGCTTTACCCAGTAACAAACTTATTGGACTCAAAAGTAATTTTATTGCTGATGCTGGTAAGGCTTTACCTGTAGAAATAATAGTGACTGAACCTACAGGGAAACCCATCACAGGTCAACGGGTACGGATAGAATTACAACAGATGAAATATAGTAGTGTGACGCAGTTAGTGGAAGGAAGTCGCACTGCGAAAAATCAATTGGAATATAAAACAGTAGAACAAACAGATATTACTTCTGCTGATAGTCCCCAGATATTAACTTTAACACCACCCGAATCAGGCTCATACAGAATTAGAGCTAATTTTAGGGATACAAAAGAGGAATTAACGGCGACAGATTTACAAATTTGGGCAACAGGAGAAACCCCAGTTTATTGGAGTTCGGAAGACCGCGATCGCCTAGAAGTTAAACTAGATAAAAAAGAGTATAATCCAGGGGAAACTGCCACAGCTTTAATTCAATCTCCCTACCCCGAAGCGGAATTATATTTTGCGGTAATTAAAGACAAACCAATTTATCAACAAGTAACCAAAATCAAGGGAGGCGCACCCCAAATTCAGTTTCAAGTCACACCAGAAATGTTACCTAATGCAGCAGTAGAAGCTGTATTAGTCAGACAAGGCGCACCTCTCAACCAAGTCGAACCAGGAAGTTTAGATAAATTAGTAAAAATTGGTTTCTCACCTTTTAAAGTCAACTTGCAAGATAAATATTTAAAGGTGCAAGTCACACCTTTGCAAGCATCTTTAGAACCGGGTGCAGAACAAACAATACAGCTAGAACTGAAAGACAACCAAAATAACCCCACCCCAGGACAATTTACTGTTATGGTGGTGAATGAAGCGGTGTTGCAACTATCTGGTTATCGTCCGCCAGACTTGGTAGATACAGTCTACGCAGAACAGCAAATATCTACCCGGTTCAGCGATAATCGTCCTGATGTGGTGATACAACCCCAAGATATAGCGAAGCCTAAAGGTTGGGGTTATGGCGGTGGTTTTTCTGTCGGTGCAGCAAATACCCGCGTCCGCACAGATTTTCAAGCTTTGGCTTACTACAACGGTTCAGTGTTAGCTGATGCGAGTGGTAAGGCGCAGATAACCTTTAAATTACCGGATGATTTTACCACATGGCGAGTGATGGCTGTCGCTACTGATGGAAACTTGCGCTTTGGTAACGCTGATGCGACATTTATCACCACCAAACCACTGCTAACTAATGCCATCTTGCCACAGTTTGTCCGTCCAGGCGATCGCATCTTCGCTGGTTTATCTGTCACCAACACCACCGGGAATAACGGAAACCTCTCAATTAACGGCGAACTTAGCGGTACAGTCAAGTTTGCGGAAAATAACCCCACCACAACTTCCTTGCAAACCAACGCTGAACCAGCCACCAAAGCTTATCGCTTCCCCATGATTGCAGGTGGCGTTGGTGAAAGTAAAGTTAGGTTCACCACCCAACTAAATAATACAGCCGATGCTTTTGAACTGCCTTTAGAAGTGAAGCCGTTAGAAATTACCGAACAAGTTGTAGAAGCTGGCGTGACAGAAAAGCAAGTCAAAATTCCCCTGAATGTTGATAAAAATGTCTACCCGGAAGCAGGTGGTTTAGATATTCAATTAGCGAGTACATTAATACCCGAAATTAAAGCACCCGCGAAACAAGTTTTAGAAGATGATGATTTACCCTTTGCAGAACCAGCCGCCAGTCAATTAATTATTGCTGCTAACCTGCAAACTTTAGGTAAACAATACAGTCAAACATTCGCTGAATTTAATCCTAGCCAAAAAGCAAACCAAGCCATTACCCAACTGCAAAAATTACAAATAGCCGATGGTGGTTTTGCTGCTTATCCAGGACAAGAAAAATCAGACCCTTGGGTTTCTGCATACTCGGCGGAATCTTTAGTAAAAGCTAATCAAGCATTTCCTGGTTTTATCGATTCTGCAACATTAACGCGCTTGAAAAATTATCTGCAAAAGGTAGTAGCAAACCCAGGACAGTATGAATTTTGTAAACAGCAAATTTGTAAAAATCAACTGCAATTAAACGCCTTAATCGCCTTAGCAGAATTAGGTGATAAAAGCAATAGTTTCTTAGGCGATATTTACCAACAACTCAATAACTTTGATATCGTCACCCAAATCAAACTAGCGCGGTACTTATCGCAATTCCCCGAATGGCAAGATGAATCAAAACAAATGTTGAACCAGTTACAACAAAATATCTATGAAACTGGACGCAACGCCGTAATTAGTTTACCCCAAAGTTGGGGATGGATGAATTCATCTACCACCGCCCAAGCACAAGCTTTAAGGTTATTTATTGCCAAACAAAGTAAACCGGAAGTTCTGGATAAATTATTCCAAAGTCTATTAAGTTTACGCCGCAATGGCACATGGCAAACTAACTATAATAATGCTCAAGCTTTAACAGCTTTAGTAGAATATAGTCAACTCCAACCCACACCACCAAACTTTGCCGCCACAGTTCAATTAGCTCGTCAAAAGTTAGGTGAAAATCGCTTTGATGGTTACAAAAATCCTAACTTGCAGCTAAATGTTGCAATGGATAAATTACCCCGTGGTCGTCATGATTTGATAATACAAAAATCGGGTAGGGGCAAATTACATTATTTAGTTGCCTATAATTATCGCTTGCAAGGTAATCAACCAGGCAGATTTAACGGTTTACGTGTCACACGCGAAATTAGCAAAGTCGGAGAAGAAAAAGTTCTGCAAAAAACCGGGATGTATGCTGTAGATAAACCCTTAACTGTCGATAGTGGACAAGTATTTGATATTGGTTTAGAAATAATTGCAGACCATCCTGTAGACCATATAGTCATTAAAGACCCATTACCAGCAGGGTTTGAAGCCGTAGACCAGAGTTTTCAAACTGCGACAGCCGCATTGCAAGCCAAAGCCGATAGTTGGCAACTTGGTTATCGCAATATTTACCGCGATCGCATTATCGCCTACGCCGACCACCTCGAACCAGGAGTTTATAGCCTACATTACCTAGTCCGTTCTGTGACTCCCGGTACATATACATGGCCTGGCGCAGAAGCACATTTGCAGTATGCACCAGAAGAATTTGGACGCACTGCTGAGTCTACAATTGTGCTTGAGGAGAAGCGTTGATTTTGAAACCCAGAGTCTTTCTCTGTGCGTTCTCTGTGTCTCTGTGGTTAGTTAAACAAATCGCTGCACAAACGCAGCATATTCCGACGACTTCAACCCCTCTTGTAACACCTCCAAAACTCGCGCCATCTGATTACTTAACAGCGCCTCCTCTGCCAACCACAACCCCGGAAACACCTGAGAACGAATAATGCCATCTGCACCAGGAGATAGCAATTGATACTCGCCATCAACTAAGCAAAACCATGCCAATTGATTCTCATAAGATTGCCAGATAACATACTCCAACACCCCATTCCGACGATAAACTTGCTTTTTAATACCCGTATCAATTGAGACGCTACTTGCAGCAATTTCCACAATTAATTCGGGAGAACCTTCAATATAACCGTCACGGCTTAATCGAGTTTGTCCACCCGCCGCAGGTTCAATAAAAAGTACTGCGTCTGGTTGGGGTTCGTTATCTAAATCTAATCTGACTGTTGGTTCCACACTCAAGTCAACACCAGGAGTCATGGCTTGATAGACTCCTAACCAAGTCATCACCCGACTGTGGGGTTTACCATGCTGTTCATGTCTTAAGGGAGAGGCCACGTAAACGATTCCTTCAATCAACTCTGCTTTCTTGATATGGGGTGCAGCATCATAACGACGTTCAAATTCAGGACGAGTTAAGCGATCGCCACTTTCCAAAGGAGGTATTGCTTGTGTATTCACCATTTGTCAAGCTGGGGATTTATTAGATACTTCTCACTTTAGCAAACCGCAGTTATTGACAAGTCTAAACCATATAGCAATCCTATGTGAGTTGTGAAAAATTATTATTTTTAACGAACCGCAAAGGGCGCAAAGGACACAAAGAAAGAGAAGGAAGAAAAGAAAGAGAATTTCACAAATGATTTAGGATTGCTATATCACGATGCAAAATCATGAAATAATTTTAATATTCTTTGCCTTACCCTTTGTCTAACGGCTTCATCCTCACCTGATAACCCATCGAATAACATTTCATATATCAAAGGTACGCCTAACTCTAACTCTTCTAATAAAGAACGCTGACTAAATACATCTTGCGGTTCACCTTCTACTATCAATTGTCCTTTATCCATGACAAAAACCCAATCTGCCCAACGATACACAAAATCTAAATCATGGGTTGCCATCATTAAAGTCGTACCATTTCGATGAATTTTTTGCAGAGTTTTCAGCAAATTCCGTGTATGTTTCACATCTAAATAAGCTGTCGGTTCATCTAACAATAATAATTCAGGATTCAATACCATCACATCTGCTATAGAAACCCGCTTTTTTTGTCCTAAACTTAAATGATGTACTGGTCTTTCAGCTAAAGCTGTCAACCCAAATTCTAATAATATTTGTTCTACTCGTGCTTGAATTTGCGAAACTGGAAGTCCTAAATTACACAAACCATAAGATATATCTTCTTCCACAGTAGAAGCTACTAATTGCTGTTCGGGATCTTGAAAGATTAGCCCGACTTGTTGACGCAATTTCCCCAGATAATTACGATGATAAGTTAACGGTTCTCCGCGCCACCGCACAACACCCGCATTAGGTTTATATAAACCATTAGCTAATAAAAATAATGTGGTTTTCCCACAACCATTCTGCCCAATTAACGCACATCTTTTACCCAATGGAACTTTTAAGTTAAGACCATTCAAAGCTGATTGCTGTGCGCCGGAATAGGTGTAAGATACTTGCTCAAATTCTAATAAATATTCCTGCATTTCGCCAAAATTCCAATCCAATTAAACAAATACAGCCGCAAATTGCTTCGATAATATATCTGGTTTGGGGATGATAGCGGCGAGGATGCCAAACTTTAAATTCCCCAACAAAACCCCGCGCTTCTAAACCCAGAGAAAACTGATTATATGTTTGTAATGTGCGCTGTAAAAGTTGTCCAATTAATATGGCTAAACTTTTCATCCAAATACGCCAAGTGCGATAGCCACCACGGGAATTTTGCGCTGTCCATATTTCATTGGCTGTATTCAGCAAAATGAAAATAAACCGATACATCAGTAATAACAAATCAGTTAACAGCACTGGAAATCGCAAATAACGCAGAGTTTGTAAGATTTCCGTAAACGGAACAGTTAACATGAGAAAATATAAGCAGGAAACTGAGGCTAATGCTCTGGTGAAGATTGCCCAGGCTTGCAGACTGCCATGATGACTAACATAAATATAGAATTGTCCAAAACTTAGCCCATATAAAGCATCTAATTGCACCTTTGGCAAATCATTAATTGACACACCATTGATGATTAAGGCGGGTAAACTTGTCAAACAAAAAACGATGGTAAATAATAACAAACGGAAATAAATACTAGCCGGAATTTTGGCATAAACCATTGTCCAAACACCCATCCAAATTGCTATTAAAATCTGCACGAATGGATGGGTAGCAAGGGCAATAGCAAGAGTAGTCAAGGCAAAAATTAGTTTATGCTCTGGTGGTAATTTTCGCAACCGATTAGTATAAGCTAACGTATCTAATTGCAAACTCATTCTTCATGCTTTTGTTGTTGGGAACGGCCTTTATATAACCCAATTGCGTAACCAATTACTCCCGCACCCAAAGCTGCTTGCGAAGCAAATAATAAGCTTGCTATTTCACCACTAGCTGGTTCAAAAATTGATTTAAACCAAGGTTTATATTCTGGTTGTATCTCACTTATAGCTTCTTGTGCTTTGCCATCAGCACCGCCAAATTCTGCATTACGGACAAAGATTAAGGGTGCAACAGCTAAAGCCAATACAGCTAATACTAATAACCAGTTACTCAACCCTTTTTTAGACTGATTCATTTCCTTGGGGTTCCCGTTTGATTAATTTCAGCAATTCTAATTCTTGAGGATTATAAGATTGCAACCAGTTCCACACTAATACAGTTAGCAATCCTTCACTAATTGCGAGAGGGACTTGAGTTAAGGCAAAAATTCCGGCGAATTTGGTGAATGAAGCAATGAAGCCACCAACAGGCGCGGGAAAAGCTAAGGCGAGTTGGATAGAAGTAATAATGTAGGTGAGTAAATCTGAAATGGCTGCGGCGAGAAATATGGCGATTTTTGCTTTACCACCCAGCTTAATTGTGAAATTATATATCCAGTAAGCGGCAAATGGCCCGGCGATCGCCATCGAAAAGGCATTTGCACCCAAAGTTGTCAAACCGCCATGTGCTAACAACAAAGCCTGAAACAACAATACTAAACTACCCAAAACCGACATAGTTAAGGGGCCAAACAGCACCGCACCTAACCCTGTGCCGGTAGGATGAGAACAGCTACCTGTAACCGAAGGGATTTTCAAGGCGGAAAGTACAAAAGTAAACGCACCCGCCAAGCCGAGTAGTAGTTTAAGTTGGGGGTTGGCTTGGGTAATGCGTGTCAAACTCCGCAACCCTAAAAGAAAAAATGGCAATGCTACAACCCACCAAAAAATCGCCCACTGCACTGGTAAAAAACCTTCCATAATGTGCATTGCGTAGGCGGGTTTGGGTAAACCAACTACTAAATAAAAACTAATTACTGCCATCAGGCATAGACTAGCTAAAGCCTGCTTTTTTCTGTTCATAATCTGTACCTCGCAGATTTATGTAAATATATTCAGTTATATCGGCGGGCATCCTGACTCACCCAATTTTGGTTCACAGTTGCGGGACAGTGCCGGATTCTCACCGAACTTTCCCCCTTACGTCTGATGGCTGCTCCCCATCAGAACCGATCTCAGTAAATATATCACTATTTTTAATGTTGCCACTTCCATCGGAGCCGCATCTATTTCAAAAATCAAATATAGTATCATCCATCAGAGTTAGGTGAGGTTGAATGCAGAAATTAACAAAACAGATGGTACTTTGGCTAAGTGCAGTTGTGATGGTTTTGGGTTTGGTGAGTTGCGATAAATTCTTTGGTGCTTCTGGAGACTTGGTAGAACGGGTGAGTGATGGGGATACTTTAGCTGTCAAAGATGCAAAAGGAATTAAATTCAATGTGCGCTTTGCTTGTATTGATGCGCCAGAAGTACCCCATTCCCAAAAAGAAAGGAACAGTAAACTCGCCAGCGATCGCAATCAATTTGACTGGGGTGCCAAAGCACAAGCACGCTTACAACAATTAGTCCAACAATCAGGCGATCGCGTGATGTTGACGATTACAGATAGCGATCGCTATGGTAGAAAGGTTGCAGAAGTCCGCTTAAAAGATGGTACTTTTGTCCAAGAAGTCTTATTAAAAGAAGGTTTAGCTAAGGTTTATCGCCCTTATCTAAACAAATGTCCGAGTAAAGATTTAGTTCAAAAAGCAGAAGCACAAGCACAACAGCAAAAACTAGGTGTTTGGAGTGATAGCAAATTTACCAACCCTTGGGAATATCGCAGTCTTGCAAAAGAAGGCAGTGGTTCGGCTTCGCTCACCAACCGGAGGAAGAAGTAAAATCATTACTAATGTCTGGATCATAAAAATCCTTGAAAAAAACTTTCATAAGCTAATCGTCATTTAAATTGCATCATTTTCATTTTGGCAAACGCTGTAAACCCTCTCCCTTGCTCCCTGCCCCCTGCCCCTCTGCGGCCTAAATGTGCAAATTAAATGCTTAACAGCTTACTTCATACTTCCTCTTCCCATCCATGTTGACAGGCGATTTCTTTAACGACAAATTCAATCAGCGTTGGCGGTGCGGCGGAGATTAAAATACTCGGATAAACTGCTGTACCCCAAATTGGATGAACCAGCACACAGCATTTATTTTTAATGACTGGATAGCCAAGTAACGCTTTAACTACAGCAGTATCATTGTGCGGCATTGCACCGGGACGCGAAAGTAAAGGATAGCCTGTACGCGGATCAATTAAGTCTGAGAGATAACCGCGATCGCGCAATTCAAAAGCCACATCACAACCAAATCCCATAAACCTTTGGCGTAACTTTTGTTTCTCCGCCTCGATTTCTTTGGTGCTTTCCACTAAAGAAAATTGCGATCGCTGCAAAACAACCACAACCCAAAAAAAGGGTTCTTGTTTCCAATCTGGTAATATCCGTTCGCAATTAGTACATATATATTTACTCGGTGCATGAATAGAAATTTGCACAGCTTGTCCCATATCGCCAGTTAAATTTATGGGACTGGTTTGTTCCGAAATGTAAACGCTTGGGTAGTTCACTCAATTGATATGATTTTTTACAAGTTGTTAATTTATTCCTTGGGATCGATAATAACTCTTAACACTTTATAAAAACCATCAATTTTCGCCCAGCAGTCAGAATTTATTGCAATTTATATATATAAATTATAAATTTTTAATTTAATTTTTATCTTTTATTAACCTTATTTAAAACTCAGCACTAACACCCCGGAGAACAATACTTTGAGACGACTTGGGTGACTCAGTTTATCTGTACTACTTTTCTTGCTGGTAATATTTTTGGAGAAGTTGCCCCGACCATAAAGTCAGGACAACTTCTGGTACACCCCTTGCACAATACAAACAATATCAGTATTCACAACAATTTGTTTGCCAAATTGGCAAAAATTAAAAATTCAACGGTAGTCAAATTTACTGTCTGGGGAAGTCTGAGGTGGATAATTAAGCCGACCGATTCAGGTAAATTTACTCAATCTGGCGCTGGTGACTGAATCTAGCGTTGTGAATTGTCATAATATAAGCAGTTACTTGATTGAGTCTCAATAGTGAAATCTCCTTCATTGCGT from the Aulosira sp. FACHB-615 genome contains:
- a CDS encoding Uma2 family endonuclease; amino-acid sequence: MVNTQAIPPLESGDRLTRPEFERRYDAAPHIKKAELIEGIVYVASPLRHEQHGKPHSRVMTWLGVYQAMTPGVDLSVEPTVRLDLDNEPQPDAVLFIEPAAGGQTRLSRDGYIEGSPELIVEIAASSVSIDTGIKKQVYRRNGVLEYVIWQSYENQLAWFCLVDGEYQLLSPGADGIIRSQVFPGLWLAEEALLSNQMARVLEVLQEGLKSSEYAAFVQRFV
- a CDS encoding thermonuclease family protein → MQKLTKQMVLWLSAVVMVLGLVSCDKFFGASGDLVERVSDGDTLAVKDAKGIKFNVRFACIDAPEVPHSQKERNSKLASDRNQFDWGAKAQARLQQLVQQSGDRVMLTITDSDRYGRKVAEVRLKDGTFVQEVLLKEGLAKVYRPYLNKCPSKDLVQKAEAQAQQQKLGVWSDSKFTNPWEYRSLAKEGSGSASLTNRRKK
- a CDS encoding energy-coupling factor ABC transporter substrate-binding protein: MNQSKKGLSNWLLVLAVLALAVAPLIFVRNAEFGGADGKAQEAISEIQPEYKPWFKSIFEPASGEIASLLFASQAALGAGVIGYAIGLYKGRSQQQKHEE
- a CDS encoding methylmalonic aciduria and homocystinuria type D protein → MGQAVQISIHAPSKYICTNCERILPDWKQEPFFWVVVVLQRSQFSLVESTKEIEAEKQKLRQRFMGFGCDVAFELRDRGYLSDLIDPRTGYPLLSRPGAMPHNDTAVVKALLGYPVIKNKCCVLVHPIWGTAVYPSILISAAPPTLIEFVVKEIACQHGWEEEV
- a CDS encoding energy-coupling factor ABC transporter ATP-binding protein — protein: MQEYLLEFEQVSYTYSGAQQSALNGLNLKVPLGKRCALIGQNGCGKTTLFLLANGLYKPNAGVVRWRGEPLTYHRNYLGKLRQQVGLIFQDPEQQLVASTVEEDISYGLCNLGLPVSQIQARVEQILLEFGLTALAERPVHHLSLGQKKRVSIADVMVLNPELLLLDEPTAYLDVKHTRNLLKTLQKIHRNGTTLMMATHDLDFVYRWADWVFVMDKGQLIVEGEPQDVFSQRSLLEELELGVPLIYEMLFDGLSGEDEAVRQRVRQRILKLFHDFAS
- a CDS encoding energy-coupling factor ABC transporter permease, with the translated sequence MNRKKQALASLCLMAVISFYLVVGLPKPAYAMHIMEGFLPVQWAIFWWVVALPFFLLGLRSLTRITQANPQLKLLLGLAGAFTFVLSALKIPSVTGSCSHPTGTGLGAVLFGPLTMSVLGSLVLLFQALLLAHGGLTTLGANAFSMAIAGPFAAYWIYNFTIKLGGKAKIAIFLAAAISDLLTYIITSIQLALAFPAPVGGFIASFTKFAGIFALTQVPLAISEGLLTVLVWNWLQSYNPQELELLKLIKREPQGNESV
- the cbiQ gene encoding cobalt ECF transporter T component CbiQ → MSLQLDTLAYTNRLRKLPPEHKLIFALTTLAIALATHPFVQILIAIWMGVWTMVYAKIPASIYFRLLLFTIVFCLTSLPALIINGVSINDLPKVQLDALYGLSFGQFYIYVSHHGSLQAWAIFTRALASVSCLYFLMLTVPFTEILQTLRYLRFPVLLTDLLLLMYRFIFILLNTANEIWTAQNSRGGYRTWRIWMKSLAILIGQLLQRTLQTYNQFSLGLEARGFVGEFKVWHPRRYHPQTRYIIEAICGCICLIGLEFWRNAGIFIRI
- a CDS encoding alpha-2-macroglobulin, which codes for MIIKIVLQLFIILTFVLSISGCSLLGVSSNKEPLPAVSPLTPPKLPDWIEQISPIGDATPLNQIRIRFKEALIPVENLDSPEQQNLLQKFTVWPPLPGQFRFLTPRMVGFQVDKSLPQATRFQVTLKAGLADLKNHKLNQDLAWTFNTEPIKLTDLPGVNPVEKAEIQPIDLKQKLQFTSNVELNLDSLQKHLKLVPEGKNKDISFNIDLAKEEKPTEGEDPLAKFDPSMRNWVYNLIPQQSLEKATNYRLVFSPGILPNYGNLPTDKESVSKLATYSPLEFKTINFYGQPDVNGTYGRFVKGSPQLEFNNILLADSVKDNIKVDPAPKDISRLFQVPEESNLVTINPYALESATNYKITIGTNIKDKFGQTLNKPVTLQYNTGDLAGDIWVPSDLHIFPSSQNLQLNISTVNLPESKYKAAYRVVQPSDLVYFNSASPKGNDNELLPQLNSWQSFKVNSKKNQLVDVNVPLREKLGSPTGMLAYGVQARTNKYQDNGKELWREPVTYGLVQLTNLGVFSQWFPDSGLIRVHHLSDGSPAKNAAIEVYPSKLEEKYPSNAVPCATGTTDENGTLRLQVDNLKQCFPDNQRFTKSPQLLVIARENQDWAFARTEEYSGSFGYGIDAGWQEAKAESRGVIFSDRDLYQPGEKAWFTGFADYLENGTLQQDKNAVYQLTLINPDGQKTQLGGKTTNEFGTFSLELPIQKTQALGYYTIQGKGKAGQEISGEFRVAEFKPPNFKVELNLDKEFALANDKVEAKAASNYLFGAPVEAGEAKYFVTRQQTSFIPKGWEEFSFGRQWFWPEESPSLTSEVLQTSDKLDASGKTSQTVTVAKDLPYPMTYQVDVQVADVSNLSVAASQKFTALPSNKLIGLKSNFIADAGKALPVEIIVTEPTGKPITGQRVRIELQQMKYSSVTQLVEGSRTAKNQLEYKTVEQTDITSADSPQILTLTPPESGSYRIRANFRDTKEELTATDLQIWATGETPVYWSSEDRDRLEVKLDKKEYNPGETATALIQSPYPEAELYFAVIKDKPIYQQVTKIKGGAPQIQFQVTPEMLPNAAVEAVLVRQGAPLNQVEPGSLDKLVKIGFSPFKVNLQDKYLKVQVTPLQASLEPGAEQTIQLELKDNQNNPTPGQFTVMVVNEAVLQLSGYRPPDLVDTVYAEQQISTRFSDNRPDVVIQPQDIAKPKGWGYGGGFSVGAANTRVRTDFQALAYYNGSVLADASGKAQITFKLPDDFTTWRVMAVATDGNLRFGNADATFITTKPLLTNAILPQFVRPGDRIFAGLSVTNTTGNNGNLSINGELSGTVKFAENNPTTTSLQTNAEPATKAYRFPMIAGGVGESKVRFTTQLNNTADAFELPLEVKPLEITEQVVEAGVTEKQVKIPLNVDKNVYPEAGGLDIQLASTLIPEIKAPAKQVLEDDDLPFAEPAASQLIIAANLQTLGKQYSQTFAEFNPSQKANQAITQLQKLQIADGGFAAYPGQEKSDPWVSAYSAESLVKANQAFPGFIDSATLTRLKNYLQKVVANPGQYEFCKQQICKNQLQLNALIALAELGDKSNSFLGDIYQQLNNFDIVTQIKLARYLSQFPEWQDESKQMLNQLQQNIYETGRNAVISLPQSWGWMNSSTTAQAQALRLFIAKQSKPEVLDKLFQSLLSLRRNGTWQTNYNNAQALTALVEYSQLQPTPPNFAATVQLARQKLGENRFDGYKNPNLQLNVAMDKLPRGRHDLIIQKSGRGKLHYLVAYNYRLQGNQPGRFNGLRVTREISKVGEEKVLQKTGMYAVDKPLTVDSGQVFDIGLEIIADHPVDHIVIKDPLPAGFEAVDQSFQTATAALQAKADSWQLGYRNIYRDRIIAYADHLEPGVYSLHYLVRSVTPGTYTWPGAEAHLQYAPEEFGRTAESTIVLEEKR